A genomic region of Elaeis guineensis isolate ETL-2024a chromosome 9, EG11, whole genome shotgun sequence contains the following coding sequences:
- the LOC105051692 gene encoding uncharacterized protein isoform X2: MTPPNMAGQFGDTTYTKVFVGGLAWETQRETMRKYFEQFGEILEAVVITDKNTGRSKGYGFVTFREPEAAMRACVDPSPVIDGRRANCNLASLGIQRSRPTTPLHGGSRNFRVMKSFQAGLQGGLGTAFPSPATFPHYAIQQGIPYNVYGYSSYSPEYTYPTSYYNVYGGGAAQYPFYGGATTGLVTGTTAFYPYFQLGQGGGAAPYPHGQGYGVQYPQMFQYSAMTTAGFLAQHYGGPLSLAPSPPAQAVSFALKQA, encoded by the exons ATGACTCCACCTAACATGGCAGGCCAATTTGGAGACACCACTTACACCAAGGTGTTTGTAGGCGGTTTGGCTTGGGAGACCCAAAGGGAGACCATGAGGAAATACTTTGAGCAGTTTGGAGAGATCCTAGAGGCGGTGGTCATCACTGATAAGAACACTGGAAGATCCAAAGGCTATGGATTT GTCACATTTCGAGAGCCAGAGGCGGCGATGCGCGCTTGTGTAGATCCTTCACCGGTGATCGACGGAAGAAGGGCTAATTGTAACCTTGCTTCTCTTGGGATTCAGAGATCTAGACCAACAACACCTCTTCATG GTGGAAGCAGAAACTTTAGGGTAATGAAATCTTTTCAAGCAGGGCTTCAAGGTGGGTTGGGAACAGCTTTTCCGTCGCCTGCCACCTTCCCTCATTATGCCATCCAACAAGGGATTCCTTATAATGTCTATGG GTACTCTTCGTATTCCCCAGAGTATACTTATCCAACG AGCTATTACAATGTGTATGGAGGGGGAGCTGCTCAGTATCCATTTTATGGAGGGGCAACAACTGGGCTGGTGACTGGAACCACTGCATTCTATCCCTACTTCCAGCTCGGTCAGGGAGGAGGCGCCGCCCCTTATCCTCATGGCCAGGGCTATGGTGTGCAGTACCCTCAGATGTTTCAGTACTCTGCAATGACCACAGCTGGATTCCTGGCACAGCATTATGGAGGGCCCTTGTCCCTTGCTCCAAGTCCCCCAGCTCAAGCAG TGTCTTTTGCTCTGAAACAGGCATGA
- the LOC105051692 gene encoding uncharacterized protein isoform X1, whose protein sequence is MTPPNMAGQFGDTTYTKVFVGGLAWETQRETMRKYFEQFGEILEAVVITDKNTGRSKGYGFVTFREPEAAMRACVDPSPVIDGRRANCNLASLGIQRSRPTTPLHGGSRNFRVMKSFQAGLQGGLGTAFPSPATFPHYAIQQGIPYNVYGYSSYSPEYTYPTSYYNVYGGGAAQYPFYGGATTGLVTGTTAFYPYFQLGQGGGAAPYPHGQGYGVQYPQMFQYSAMTTAGFLAQHYGGPLSLAPSPPAQAGMTMALTAPTLPTPTTHHYRLIPTPFTASMSPEQPLA, encoded by the exons ATGACTCCACCTAACATGGCAGGCCAATTTGGAGACACCACTTACACCAAGGTGTTTGTAGGCGGTTTGGCTTGGGAGACCCAAAGGGAGACCATGAGGAAATACTTTGAGCAGTTTGGAGAGATCCTAGAGGCGGTGGTCATCACTGATAAGAACACTGGAAGATCCAAAGGCTATGGATTT GTCACATTTCGAGAGCCAGAGGCGGCGATGCGCGCTTGTGTAGATCCTTCACCGGTGATCGACGGAAGAAGGGCTAATTGTAACCTTGCTTCTCTTGGGATTCAGAGATCTAGACCAACAACACCTCTTCATG GTGGAAGCAGAAACTTTAGGGTAATGAAATCTTTTCAAGCAGGGCTTCAAGGTGGGTTGGGAACAGCTTTTCCGTCGCCTGCCACCTTCCCTCATTATGCCATCCAACAAGGGATTCCTTATAATGTCTATGG GTACTCTTCGTATTCCCCAGAGTATACTTATCCAACG AGCTATTACAATGTGTATGGAGGGGGAGCTGCTCAGTATCCATTTTATGGAGGGGCAACAACTGGGCTGGTGACTGGAACCACTGCATTCTATCCCTACTTCCAGCTCGGTCAGGGAGGAGGCGCCGCCCCTTATCCTCATGGCCAGGGCTATGGTGTGCAGTACCCTCAGATGTTTCAGTACTCTGCAATGACCACAGCTGGATTCCTGGCACAGCATTATGGAGGGCCCTTGTCCCTTGCTCCAAGTCCCCCAGCTCAAGCAG GCATGACTATGGCTCTCACAGCTCCAACTCTGCCAACTCCAACAACCCATCACTACAGACTCATCCCTACTCCTTTCACTGCATCGATGTCGCCGGAGCAACCCTTGGCTTAA